From the genome of Streptomyces sp. NBC_01116, one region includes:
- a CDS encoding cold-shock protein: protein MPTGKVKWFNSEKGFGFLSRDDGGDVFVHSSVLPAGVDALKPGQRVEFGVVAGQRGDQALSVVVLDPTPSVAAAQRRKPDELASIVQDLTTVLENITPQLERGRYPDKAAGAKIAGLLRAVADQLDV from the coding sequence GTGCCCACCGGCAAGGTCAAGTGGTTCAACAGCGAGAAGGGCTTCGGCTTTCTCTCCCGCGACGACGGCGGCGACGTCTTCGTCCACTCGTCGGTTCTCCCTGCCGGGGTCGACGCCCTCAAGCCCGGCCAGCGCGTGGAATTCGGCGTGGTCGCGGGCCAGCGCGGCGACCAGGCCCTTTCGGTGGTGGTCCTCGACCCCACCCCGTCCGTCGCGGCCGCGCAGCGCCGCAAACCGGACGAGCTGGCGTCGATCGTGCAGGACCTGACGACGGTCCTGGAGAACATCACGCCGCAGCTGGAGCGGGGCCGCTACCCCGACAAGGCCGCCGGCGCGAAGATCGCGGGCCTGCTGAGGGCGGTCGCCGACCAGCTCGACGTGTAG
- a CDS encoding helicase C-terminal domain-containing protein, giving the protein MGTTTPPRTLAEALRARGDESLAGLLRARPDLLNPVPNDITQLATRAGTRASVVRALEHLDRFALQTAEALAVAPDPAPYATLLSLLTGEGLDDGEQRDDAGAAITAALPGALATLREQALVWGEDDRLRLVRTARELLAPSPQHPSPTGLGPTVAEATAGMSPGRLQEILAAGGLPATHDPVSAVAALSSLFTDRTRMAELLDTAPVEALAVLDRLVWGPPYGEVTPNPTPPVKWLRDRGLLLPVSTRTVVLPREAALHLRAGRAHRVPEPVPPVVAAAVTRDPQAVDRAAAGQAFTALSTVEELLKLWNGGGPAILRAGGLSVRELKRAANSLDVTEPIAAFWIELAYGAGLLASDGEPEERYAPTPASDEWLDLSAEDRWTHLATAWLAATRTPGLVGGQDAKGRALSALGPELDRSAAPDVRHRVLALFAELPPGTAPDAETLLRRLRWERPLRGGAAPSPSAEGTDLRSRLALWTLNEAELLGITGRGALSAQARALLDEGPDAAAARLAPLVPEPLDHVLLQADLTAVAPGPLERPLAETLSVLADVESKGGATVYRFTPGSVRRALDAGQAATDLHAFLAAHSRTPVPQPLSYLIDDVARRHGHLRIGSASAYVRCDDEAVLNEILADRRSTGLRLRRLAPTVLASQADPGSLLEALRDMGYAPAAESAEGDVLITRAGARRTPPRTPPVPVPEGPPTPDDTLLGAAVRAIRAGDTAATVIRKDTSEDPSSTTPSGSLPRTTSAETLATVQAAAMTGSAVWIGYVNADGAASQRVIAPVRVEGGFVTAYDHTADEVRTYPLHRITGVAELAEDGKP; this is encoded by the coding sequence ATGGGGACGACCACACCACCGCGCACGCTCGCCGAAGCCCTGCGCGCCCGGGGCGACGAATCGCTGGCCGGGCTGCTGCGCGCCCGCCCCGACCTCCTCAACCCGGTGCCGAACGACATCACCCAGCTCGCCACGCGGGCCGGCACACGGGCGTCCGTCGTCCGCGCGCTGGAACACCTGGACCGGTTCGCGCTCCAGACCGCCGAGGCGCTGGCGGTGGCCCCGGACCCGGCCCCGTACGCCACGCTGCTCTCCCTGCTCACCGGAGAGGGCCTGGACGACGGCGAGCAGCGCGACGACGCCGGGGCGGCGATCACCGCCGCGCTGCCGGGCGCGCTGGCGACGCTGCGCGAACAGGCCCTGGTCTGGGGCGAGGACGACCGGCTGCGGCTGGTGCGCACCGCCCGCGAACTGCTCGCCCCGTCCCCGCAGCACCCCTCGCCCACGGGCCTCGGCCCCACGGTCGCCGAGGCGACGGCCGGCATGTCACCGGGCCGCCTCCAGGAGATCCTGGCGGCGGGCGGTCTGCCCGCCACGCACGACCCGGTCTCGGCGGTGGCCGCGCTGTCCTCGCTCTTCACGGACCGGACGCGGATGGCCGAACTGCTGGACACCGCCCCGGTGGAGGCGCTGGCGGTGCTGGACCGGCTGGTGTGGGGCCCGCCGTACGGGGAGGTCACGCCCAACCCCACTCCCCCCGTGAAGTGGCTGCGCGACCGGGGCCTGCTGCTGCCGGTCTCCACCCGCACGGTGGTCCTGCCGCGCGAGGCGGCCCTGCATCTGCGCGCCGGACGCGCCCACCGCGTGCCGGAGCCGGTGCCCCCGGTCGTCGCCGCGGCGGTGACACGCGATCCACAGGCTGTGGACAGGGCGGCGGCCGGGCAGGCGTTCACGGCGCTGTCCACCGTCGAGGAGCTGCTGAAGCTCTGGAACGGCGGCGGCCCCGCGATCCTGCGCGCGGGCGGGCTGAGCGTACGGGAGCTGAAGCGCGCCGCGAACTCCCTCGACGTGACCGAGCCGATCGCGGCGTTCTGGATCGAACTGGCCTACGGCGCGGGCCTGCTGGCCTCCGACGGGGAGCCCGAGGAGCGGTACGCGCCGACGCCCGCTTCCGACGAGTGGCTCGACCTGTCCGCCGAGGACCGCTGGACGCACCTCGCCACCGCCTGGCTCGCCGCCACCCGGACCCCGGGCCTGGTCGGCGGCCAGGACGCCAAGGGCCGGGCGCTGTCCGCACTCGGCCCGGAGCTGGACCGCTCGGCCGCCCCCGACGTACGCCACCGGGTCCTGGCCCTGTTCGCCGAACTCCCGCCGGGCACCGCGCCGGACGCCGAGACCCTGCTGCGACGACTGCGCTGGGAGCGCCCGTTGCGCGGCGGTGCGGCTCCTTCCCCGTCGGCGGAGGGAACCGACCTCCGCTCCCGCCTCGCCCTGTGGACGCTCAACGAGGCGGAGCTGCTGGGCATCACGGGCCGGGGCGCGCTCTCCGCACAGGCCCGCGCACTGCTGGACGAGGGCCCGGACGCGGCGGCGGCCCGCCTCGCGCCGCTCGTCCCCGAACCCCTGGACCACGTCCTCCTCCAGGCCGACCTGACGGCGGTGGCGCCGGGCCCACTGGAACGCCCCCTGGCGGAGACGCTCTCGGTCCTGGCCGACGTCGAGTCCAAGGGCGGGGCGACGGTGTACCGCTTCACGCCCGGCTCGGTGCGCCGCGCCCTGGACGCCGGGCAGGCGGCGACCGATCTGCACGCGTTCCTGGCCGCGCACAGCCGTACGCCGGTGCCGCAGCCGCTGAGCTACCTGATCGACGACGTGGCCCGCCGCCACGGCCACCTGCGGATCGGGTCGGCGTCCGCGTACGTGCGCTGCGACGACGAGGCGGTCCTCAACGAGATCCTGGCCGACCGCCGCTCCACGGGACTCCGCCTCCGCCGCCTGGCCCCCACGGTCCTGGCCTCCCAGGCGGACCCCGGCTCCCTCCTGGAGGCCCTGCGCGACATGGGCTACGCGCCGGCCGCCGAATCCGCCGAGGGCGACGTCCTGATCACCCGTGCCGGCGCCCGCCGCACCCCGCCGCGCACACCCCCGGTCCCGGTCCCCGAAGGCCCGCCGACCCCGGACGACACCCTGCTCGGGGCGGCGGTTCGGGCCATCCGCGCGGGCGACACGGCCGCCACGGTGATCCGCAAGGACACGTCCGAGGACCCGTCGTCCACCACGCCTTCCGGCTCCCTCCCCCGCACCACGTCCGCCGAGACCCTGGCCACGGTCCAGGCGGCCGCGATGACGGGCTCCGCGGTCTGGATCGGCTACGTCAACGCGGACGGCGCGGCCAGCCAGCGCGTGATCGCCCCGGTCCGCGTGGAGGGCGGCTTCGTCACGGCGTACGACCACACGGCCGACGAGGTCCGCACGTACCCGCTGCACCGGATCACGGGGGTGGCGGAGCTGGCGGAGGACGGGAAGCCCTGA
- a CDS encoding ABC transporter ATP-binding protein: MSPSPTTDTAQRTGRLAARSLTLAYEDRTVVHELDLTVPDGQVTVIVGPNACGKSTTLRALGRLLKPRGGAVLLDGEELARIPTKRIARSIGLLPQTPVAPEAITVSDLVARGRQPHQSWWQQWSDEDERAVTDAMARTDVTALADRSVDELSGGQRQRVWIAMALAQETDLLLLDEPTTYLDIAHQVEVLDLVRQLASPAADGTRGRTVVTVLHDLNQAARYADRLVAMKEGRIVAEGRPGDVVTAELVAEVFGLEAVIVPDPVTGSPLVVPSAPWAPSPAGSPSQKGL, encoded by the coding sequence ATGAGCCCGAGCCCGACGACCGACACGGCGCAGCGGACCGGCAGGCTCGCCGCCCGCTCCCTGACCCTCGCGTACGAGGACCGCACCGTGGTCCACGAGCTGGACCTCACCGTGCCCGACGGGCAGGTCACCGTCATCGTCGGCCCGAACGCCTGCGGCAAGTCCACCACCCTGCGGGCGCTCGGCCGGCTGCTGAAGCCGCGCGGCGGGGCGGTCCTGCTGGACGGCGAGGAGTTGGCGCGGATACCCACGAAGCGGATCGCCCGGTCCATCGGGCTGCTCCCGCAGACCCCGGTGGCGCCCGAGGCGATCACCGTCTCCGACCTGGTCGCGCGGGGCCGCCAGCCGCACCAGAGCTGGTGGCAGCAGTGGTCAGACGAGGACGAGCGGGCGGTGACCGACGCGATGGCCCGTACCGACGTCACGGCGCTCGCCGACCGGTCGGTGGACGAGCTGTCGGGCGGGCAGCGCCAGCGGGTGTGGATCGCGATGGCGCTGGCCCAGGAGACGGACCTGCTGCTGCTCGACGAGCCGACGACGTATCTCGACATCGCGCACCAGGTGGAAGTCCTGGACCTGGTACGCCAGTTGGCCTCCCCTGCCGCCGACGGCACCCGGGGCCGTACCGTCGTCACGGTGCTCCACGACCTCAACCAGGCCGCCCGGTACGCGGACCGCCTGGTCGCCATGAAGGAAGGCCGGATCGTCGCCGAGGGCCGGCCCGGGGACGTCGTCACCGCCGAGCTCGTCGCCGAGGTCTTCGGCCTGGAGGCGGTGATCGTCCCGGACCCGGTGACGGGTTCGCCGCTCGTCGTCCCGAGTGCCCCCTGGGCCCCGTCCCCGGCCGGGTCCCCCTCCCAGAAAGGTCTGTGA
- a CDS encoding FecCD family ABC transporter permease, translating to MNGTSTPVRVRPAGYSVVKAGPRGRFLLHRRASVVAAALVVLLAAVCVAYLCVGESFVAPGEVVKVILGQPSSAELVVGTLRLPRMVVGLLVGAAFGIAGALIQTVARNPLASPDIIGISQGASALTVGAMTFGITSYTVLPYLSVIGGIAAAALVYVFAWRGGLHATRFVLIGIGFAIALRSVTTLFLTKGDYLVAQQAQIWMTGSLNGRGWPEAAPIGWTLLILLPAIAWAARAQRTVAMDDDTATALGVRLGRVRLGLVALGVVLASVATGTAGPVDFVALLAPQIARRMTRTAQIPLVSSALLGAVIVVLGDLLARKLFSPTELPVGVLTAAVGAPYLIWLIIRGHRGRSGGTA from the coding sequence GTGAACGGGACGTCCACCCCGGTACGGGTCAGGCCCGCCGGCTACTCCGTCGTGAAGGCCGGTCCGCGCGGCCGGTTCCTGCTGCACCGGCGGGCCTCCGTCGTCGCGGCCGCCCTCGTCGTGCTGCTGGCCGCCGTCTGCGTCGCCTACCTCTGCGTCGGGGAGAGCTTCGTCGCGCCCGGCGAGGTCGTGAAGGTGATCCTCGGGCAGCCCTCCTCGGCCGAGCTGGTCGTGGGCACGCTGCGGCTGCCGCGCATGGTCGTCGGGCTGCTGGTGGGCGCCGCGTTCGGGATCGCCGGGGCGCTGATCCAGACCGTGGCCCGCAACCCGCTCGCCAGCCCCGACATCATCGGCATCAGCCAGGGCGCCAGCGCGCTCACGGTCGGCGCGATGACCTTCGGCATCACGTCGTACACCGTCCTGCCCTACCTCTCCGTCATCGGCGGCATCGCGGCGGCGGCCCTCGTCTACGTCTTCGCGTGGCGCGGCGGCCTGCACGCCACCCGCTTCGTCCTCATCGGCATCGGCTTCGCCATCGCGCTGCGGTCGGTGACCACGCTGTTCCTGACCAAGGGCGACTACCTGGTCGCCCAGCAGGCGCAGATCTGGATGACCGGTTCGCTGAACGGGCGCGGCTGGCCGGAGGCCGCCCCGATCGGCTGGACGCTGCTGATCCTGCTGCCCGCCATCGCCTGGGCGGCCCGTGCGCAGCGCACCGTCGCGATGGACGACGACACCGCCACCGCGCTGGGCGTGCGCCTGGGGCGCGTACGGCTGGGACTCGTCGCGCTCGGTGTGGTCCTGGCGTCCGTGGCGACGGGCACGGCCGGCCCGGTGGACTTCGTGGCGCTGCTCGCCCCGCAGATCGCCCGCCGGATGACCCGGACCGCGCAGATCCCGCTGGTGTCCTCGGCGCTGCTGGGCGCGGTCATCGTCGTCCTCGGCGATCTGCTCGCCCGCAAGCTGTTCTCGCCCACCGAACTGCCGGTGGGCGTCCTCACGGCGGCGGTCGGCGCCCCGTACCTGATCTGGCTGATCATCCGCGGTCACCGCGGCCGCAGTGGAGGCACCGCATGA
- a CDS encoding FecCD family ABC transporter permease — MSASAPVRTAAPPRTPRLSRRAGSTAAAVLALLVAVLLSLAVGARSIPPGEVFDVLLHGGHSDAAEVIRTMRVPRTLIGLMVGAALALAGTVLQGITRNPIADPGILGISQGASVAVVMAIAFAGVHTLTGYVWFAFAGAAIASVAVYAIASSGRGGATPVKLALGGAAINALLVSVTVGILTTNAAALDEFRFWQVGSIAGRESDVVQQVWPFLLLGAVLVLSVARGLDALALGEDVAKGLGQNVAAVRIVGGLGATVLTGVGVAAAGPIAFIGLAVPHIARAVVGNDHRWVLPMAALIGPVMLLVSDVVGRIVFPPGEVPAGVMTALIGVPFLVALVRRKAVPA; from the coding sequence ATGTCAGCGTCAGCGCCCGTGCGGACCGCCGCGCCACCCCGCACTCCCCGTCTCTCCCGACGCGCGGGCTCGACGGCCGCGGCCGTGCTCGCCCTGCTGGTGGCGGTCCTGCTGAGCCTCGCCGTGGGGGCGCGTTCCATCCCGCCGGGCGAGGTGTTCGACGTCCTGCTGCACGGCGGGCACTCCGACGCCGCCGAGGTGATCCGCACCATGAGGGTGCCGCGCACGCTCATCGGGCTGATGGTCGGCGCGGCGCTGGCCCTCGCGGGCACGGTGCTCCAGGGCATCACCCGTAACCCCATCGCCGATCCCGGCATCCTCGGCATCAGCCAGGGCGCCTCGGTGGCGGTGGTGATGGCCATCGCGTTCGCGGGGGTCCACACGCTCACCGGGTACGTGTGGTTCGCCTTCGCGGGCGCGGCGATCGCCTCGGTCGCGGTGTACGCCATCGCCTCCAGCGGGCGCGGCGGCGCGACCCCGGTGAAGCTCGCGCTCGGCGGTGCGGCGATCAACGCGCTGCTGGTGTCGGTGACGGTCGGGATCCTCACGACGAACGCCGCCGCGCTGGACGAGTTCCGCTTCTGGCAGGTCGGCTCGATCGCCGGGCGGGAGTCGGACGTCGTCCAGCAGGTGTGGCCGTTCCTCCTCCTCGGAGCGGTCCTCGTGCTCTCCGTCGCCCGCGGCCTGGACGCGCTCGCGCTTGGCGAGGACGTCGCGAAGGGGCTCGGCCAGAACGTCGCGGCGGTGAGGATCGTCGGCGGCCTCGGGGCGACCGTGCTGACCGGGGTCGGGGTCGCCGCCGCCGGGCCGATCGCGTTCATCGGTCTGGCCGTCCCGCACATCGCCCGCGCGGTCGTCGGCAACGACCACCGCTGGGTGCTGCCCATGGCGGCGCTGATCGGGCCCGTGATGCTGCTCGTCTCCGACGTCGTCGGCCGGATCGTGTTCCCGCCGGGCGAGGTCCCGGCGGGCGTGATGACGGCCCTGATCGGGGTGCCGTTCCTGGTCGCCCTCGTACGCCGGAAGGCGGTGCCCGCGTGA
- a CDS encoding futalosine hydrolase, whose translation MRVLVVTAVPVERDAVTRAFGGTAETVALPGGELHRGGPFDVLAGGAGPAAAAAATAFALASASAPYGLVVSAGIGGAFTPLTPLGSLVVASDLVAADLGADTPEGFLPVTALGFGRDRFTAPPALVRAVAAATGAAAGPVLTVSTVTGTAERAADLLAAHPGALAEAMEGFGVAEAAARAGVPVTELRAVSNAVGPRDRDAWRIGDALAALTDAFGKIAPVLEGWNRHDDRHRS comes from the coding sequence GTGCGTGTGCTGGTCGTGACCGCTGTCCCGGTGGAACGGGACGCGGTCACGCGTGCGTTCGGGGGCACCGCGGAGACCGTGGCGCTGCCGGGGGGCGAGCTGCACCGCGGCGGCCCGTTCGACGTGCTGGCGGGCGGTGCGGGACCGGCCGCCGCGGCGGCGGCCACCGCCTTCGCCCTGGCGTCGGCGTCCGCGCCGTACGGTCTCGTCGTCTCGGCCGGGATCGGCGGGGCGTTCACCCCGCTGACGCCGCTCGGCTCGCTGGTCGTGGCGAGCGACCTCGTCGCCGCCGACCTGGGCGCCGACACCCCCGAGGGCTTCCTGCCGGTCACCGCGCTCGGCTTCGGCCGGGACCGCTTCACCGCCCCGCCCGCGCTCGTGCGGGCGGTGGCGGCCGCCACCGGCGCCGCCGCCGGCCCCGTCCTCACCGTCTCCACCGTGACCGGCACCGCCGAACGCGCCGCGGACCTGCTCGCCGCGCACCCGGGGGCGCTGGCCGAGGCGATGGAGGGCTTCGGGGTCGCGGAGGCCGCCGCCCGGGCCGGGGTGCCGGTCACGGAGCTGCGGGCCGTGTCGAACGCCGTGGGCCCCCGCGACCGGGACGCCTGGCGGATCGGCGACGCGCTGGCGGCGCTCACGGACGCGTTCGGGAAGATCGCCCCCGTACTGGAAGGTTGGAACCGGCATGACGACCGACACCGCAGCTAG
- a CDS encoding YqjF family protein: MATARPAPEPVTSRPVAPEPVSPHPPATPMPPLLTQSWLDLAFLHWAADPADVAPLLPPGTVPDTFDGAAYVGLVAFRMHRVGGLGLPGIPYLGTFPETNVRLYSVDEHGRRGVVFRSLDASRLVPVVVARAAFRLPYVWSRMGVERSGDTLTYTSARRWPGPRGARSRIVLRAGRPIGEPTPLEHFLTARWALHNTFSGRTRYLPNAHPRWPLHRAELLECDEDLVAAGGLPAPVGDPVSVLYSPGVPVRFGPQRRPRAGD; this comes from the coding sequence ATGGCCACAGCCCGCCCCGCCCCTGAGCCGGTGACGTCCCGACCGGTGGCACCCGAGCCGGTGTCGCCGCACCCGCCCGCCACGCCGATGCCGCCGCTGCTCACCCAGTCCTGGCTGGATCTCGCGTTCCTGCACTGGGCGGCCGACCCGGCGGACGTGGCGCCGCTGCTGCCCCCGGGCACGGTGCCGGACACCTTCGACGGGGCGGCCTACGTGGGGCTCGTCGCCTTCCGGATGCACCGGGTGGGCGGGCTCGGTCTGCCGGGGATTCCGTACCTCGGGACCTTCCCCGAGACCAACGTCCGGCTGTACTCCGTGGACGAGCACGGGCGGCGCGGGGTCGTCTTCCGCTCGCTCGACGCCTCGCGGCTCGTCCCCGTCGTCGTGGCGCGGGCCGCGTTCCGCCTGCCGTACGTGTGGTCCCGGATGGGCGTCGAGCGGTCCGGCGACACCCTCACGTACACGAGCGCCCGGCGGTGGCCCGGCCCGCGCGGCGCACGGAGCAGGATCGTGCTGCGCGCCGGACGGCCGATCGGGGAGCCGACGCCCCTGGAGCACTTCCTCACCGCCCGGTGGGCCCTGCACAACACGTTCTCCGGGCGGACCCGGTACCTGCCCAACGCGCATCCCCGGTGGCCGCTGCACCGGGCGGAGCTCCTGGAGTGCGACGAGGACCTGGTGGCGGCGGGCGGGCTGCCCGCACCGGTCGGGGACCCGGTGAGCGTGCTGTACTCCCCCGGCGTCCCGGTCCGCTTCGGGCCGCAGCGCAGGCCCCGCGCCGGAGACTGA
- a CDS encoding DUF2771 domain-containing protein, translating to MTVAFFSGKGRRIGVALGAVSAGLLVLSACDKPTPLATVTVGSNSVHSEAACYNDGEAIKESLIQGCLNKKAEKTIKVAMDDKVRFGVDPEIAENGWTLFINGQQAEQEPYDKTYRTIPGSAFFASQTGQPSEKTNISIVETKGKKLTGIWQFELKKD from the coding sequence ATGACCGTTGCGTTCTTCTCCGGTAAGGGCCGTCGAATCGGCGTCGCTCTTGGTGCCGTGTCCGCGGGACTCCTTGTCCTGTCCGCCTGCGACAAGCCGACGCCGCTCGCCACCGTGACGGTCGGCAGCAACTCGGTGCACTCCGAGGCCGCCTGCTACAACGACGGCGAGGCGATCAAGGAGTCGCTGATCCAGGGCTGCCTGAACAAGAAGGCGGAGAAGACCATCAAGGTCGCCATGGACGACAAGGTCCGCTTCGGCGTCGACCCCGAGATCGCCGAGAACGGCTGGACGCTCTTCATCAACGGCCAGCAGGCCGAGCAGGAGCCGTACGACAAGACCTACCGGACGATCCCCGGCAGCGCCTTCTTCGCCAGCCAGACGGGGCAGCCGTCCGAGAAGACGAACATCTCCATCGTGGAGACCAAGGGCAAGAAGCTCACGGGCATCTGGCAGTTCGAGCTCAAGAAGGACTGA
- a CDS encoding ABC transporter substrate-binding protein — MTPLLRDRRALVAGSLAMTAALTLAGCGSSDPAADSSDSPAKTRTVSTANGEVEVPASPKRVVVLDSGELDSAITLGVRPVGATHSASEDAFPTYLPASETKDITPVGEIANANLESVAALKPDLILTSKVRDGERYDELSKIAPTVMTEATGSAWKENFQVHAEALGKQAEAKKVLATYDTQVAKVTEALGGKEKAAATDVNFVRFVEGAEIRIYGKQNYIGSLLADIGTGRPPITDKAKDGFSYDVSPEKIDLADADVIFTSTYGDPGKAGTTKTMNSGLWKGLKAARNDKVFKVDDRLWIAGIGYTAAGKILQEFETSMTQ; from the coding sequence ATGACTCCCCTCCTCCGCGACCGCCGCGCCCTCGTCGCCGGCTCCCTCGCCATGACCGCCGCGCTCACCCTCGCCGGGTGCGGCTCCTCGGACCCGGCGGCGGACTCCTCCGACTCCCCGGCGAAGACGCGCACCGTCTCCACCGCGAACGGGGAGGTCGAGGTGCCCGCGTCGCCGAAGCGGGTCGTCGTCCTGGACTCCGGCGAACTGGACTCCGCGATCACCCTCGGCGTCCGGCCCGTCGGCGCGACGCACTCGGCCTCCGAGGACGCCTTCCCCACCTACCTCCCCGCGAGCGAGACGAAGGACATCACCCCGGTCGGCGAGATCGCCAACGCGAACCTGGAGTCCGTCGCCGCGCTCAAGCCCGACCTGATCCTCACCAGCAAGGTCCGTGACGGGGAGCGCTACGACGAGCTCAGCAAGATCGCCCCGACCGTGATGACGGAGGCGACCGGCAGCGCCTGGAAGGAGAACTTCCAGGTGCACGCGGAGGCGCTCGGCAAGCAGGCCGAGGCCAAGAAGGTCCTCGCCACGTACGACACCCAGGTGGCGAAGGTGACGGAGGCGCTCGGCGGCAAGGAGAAGGCCGCCGCCACGGACGTCAACTTCGTCCGCTTCGTCGAGGGCGCCGAGATCCGCATCTACGGCAAGCAGAACTACATCGGTTCGCTGCTCGCCGACATCGGCACCGGCCGCCCCCCGATCACGGACAAGGCGAAGGACGGGTTCTCGTACGACGTGTCGCCCGAGAAGATCGACCTCGCGGACGCGGACGTCATCTTCACGTCGACGTACGGCGACCCGGGCAAGGCCGGGACGACGAAGACGATGAACAGCGGCCTGTGGAAGGGGCTGAAGGCGGCCAGGAACGACAAGGTCTTCAAGGTCGACGACCGGCTGTGGATCGCGGGCATCGGCTACACCGCCGCCGGCAAGATCCTGCAGGAGTTCGAGACCAGCATGACGCAGTAG
- a CDS encoding 1,4-dihydroxy-6-naphthoate synthase, translating to MTTDTAASRGPAGDAIEIAFSPCPNDTFVFDAWAHGRVPGAPALDVTFADIDLTNGMAERGELDVLKVSYAVLPWVLDDYALLPCGGALGRGCGPLVLSKELGLDLTGRTVAVPSERSTAYLLFRLWAAEMVPGGVGEVVVMPFDEIMPAVRDGKVDAGLVIHEARFTYRNFGLHNLADMGRHWEDTTGLPIPLGAIIAKRSLGEETLRRLADSVRSSVRLAWDHPEVSRPYVLEHAQEMDPAVADQHIGLYVNEFTADLGEDGYAAVRGLLTRAAAEGLVPPLGPDALAFP from the coding sequence ATGACGACCGACACCGCAGCTAGCCGGGGCCCGGCCGGGGACGCGATCGAGATCGCCTTCTCGCCCTGCCCCAACGACACCTTCGTCTTCGACGCCTGGGCGCACGGCCGGGTCCCCGGCGCGCCCGCACTGGACGTGACCTTCGCCGACATCGACCTCACCAACGGCATGGCCGAGCGCGGTGAGCTGGACGTCCTGAAGGTGTCCTACGCCGTGCTGCCGTGGGTGCTCGACGACTACGCGCTGCTGCCGTGCGGCGGGGCGCTGGGCCGGGGCTGCGGTCCGCTGGTCCTCTCCAAGGAGCTGGGCCTCGACCTGACCGGCCGGACCGTCGCCGTGCCGAGCGAGCGCTCGACGGCGTACCTGCTGTTCCGGCTCTGGGCGGCGGAGATGGTCCCGGGCGGCGTCGGCGAGGTCGTCGTGATGCCGTTCGACGAGATCATGCCCGCCGTACGGGACGGCAAGGTCGACGCCGGTCTGGTCATCCACGAGGCCCGTTTCACGTACCGGAACTTCGGTCTGCACAACCTCGCCGACATGGGCCGGCACTGGGAGGACACCACGGGCCTCCCGATCCCGCTCGGCGCGATCATCGCCAAGCGCTCGCTCGGCGAGGAGACCCTGCGCCGGCTGGCCGACTCGGTCCGCAGCTCGGTCCGGCTGGCCTGGGACCACCCGGAGGTCTCCCGGCCCTACGTCCTGGAGCACGCCCAGGAGATGGACCCGGCCGTCGCGGACCAGCACATCGGGCTGTACGTGAACGAGTTCACCGCCGACCTCGGCGAGGACGGCTACGCGGCGGTCCGCGGCCTGCTGACCCGCGCGGCGGCCGAGGGACTGGTACCGCCGCTGGGCCCGGACGCGCTCGCGTTCCCCTGA
- a CDS encoding HAD family hydrolase codes for MASTDQHPDQYPDRRPLRHPLTVGFDLDMTLVDSRPGIAAAYRALSAETGVPIDVDLVVSRIGPPLETELAHWFPADRVAAAADRYREIYPDHAIAPSTALPGARESVAAVRALGGRALVVTAKYEPNAKLHLAHLGIEPDTVVGWLWAEAKGEALREHGAQVYVGDHTGDVRGARAAGALSVAVTTGPCDAAELRTAGADVVLEDLTGFPAWLAAFEAARVA; via the coding sequence ATGGCTTCCACGGATCAGCACCCCGACCAGTACCCCGACCGGCGCCCCCTCCGGCACCCCCTGACGGTCGGCTTCGACCTCGACATGACGCTCGTCGACTCCCGGCCCGGTATCGCCGCCGCCTACCGGGCGCTGTCCGCGGAGACCGGGGTGCCGATCGACGTCGACCTGGTGGTGAGCCGGATCGGCCCGCCGCTGGAGACGGAGCTGGCGCACTGGTTCCCGGCCGACCGGGTGGCCGCCGCGGCCGACCGCTACCGGGAGATCTACCCCGACCACGCGATAGCCCCGAGCACGGCCCTCCCCGGGGCGCGGGAGTCGGTGGCCGCGGTGCGGGCGCTCGGCGGCCGGGCGCTCGTCGTCACGGCGAAGTACGAGCCGAACGCGAAGCTGCACCTGGCCCACCTCGGCATCGAGCCGGACACGGTGGTCGGCTGGCTGTGGGCGGAGGCCAAGGGCGAGGCGCTGCGCGAGCACGGTGCGCAGGTGTACGTCGGCGACCACACCGGCGACGTACGCGGGGCCCGGGCCGCCGGAGCGCTGTCGGTCGCGGTGACGACGGGCCCGTGCGACGCGGCGGAGCTGCGGACGGCGGGCGCGGACGTGGTGCTGGAGGACCTGACCGGCTTCCCGGCCTGGCTGGCCGCCTTCGAGGCGGCCCGGGTGGCGTGA